A window of Proteus columbae contains these coding sequences:
- a CDS encoding MFS transporter codes for MSSNIIPNLQQKKTWKARYTVLSLIWLAWLLSFLDRMVMSVSLPFIGRDLNLDTTQQGLIISAFFVGYAAFQIPGGFLADRFGARKIMAIGIAWWSVFTSLTGMVFTLPLMLAVRFLFGIGEGCFPSASWKMISTYFPSKERGRATAIQSTVNTLGPALAVIVAASIIGAFGWHMVFIVLGIPGLLIAAGIYFFTRDNPKDHPSITQQDLDELAADGTLTDKPVEAVPFKDVLKMPVLWQMAAIWFLFDITFWGFSTWLPSYLITVREFSLAKTGVMAAIPFLFGAGGTLLGGYVSDKCKSQRKWLYMVTAVIAAGFLYMTYTVESADMAVVYQCISALFMFFAMAMFWGILMDTIPNKIMGRASGIVNFGGQMAGVVSAPVMGFLIKASGGSYDSAFMFMIIALVASAVVTFTVKMRNTPAAI; via the coding sequence ATGAGTTCAAATATTATTCCAAACCTTCAACAGAAGAAAACATGGAAAGCTCGTTACACCGTTTTATCCTTAATTTGGTTAGCATGGTTACTTTCGTTCTTAGATAGAATGGTAATGAGTGTTTCATTACCCTTTATTGGACGTGATCTGAATCTTGATACCACACAACAAGGCTTAATAATCAGTGCGTTCTTTGTCGGTTATGCGGCATTCCAAATACCGGGTGGTTTCTTAGCTGACCGCTTTGGCGCACGTAAAATTATGGCAATCGGCATTGCATGGTGGTCAGTTTTCACCAGTTTAACGGGGATGGTGTTTACATTGCCGTTAATGTTAGCGGTGCGATTCTTATTTGGTATTGGTGAAGGTTGTTTTCCATCGGCTTCTTGGAAAATGATCTCAACTTATTTCCCATCTAAAGAGCGTGGTCGTGCAACGGCAATTCAATCAACAGTAAATACCTTGGGGCCAGCATTAGCTGTAATTGTTGCGGCGAGTATTATCGGTGCTTTTGGCTGGCATATGGTGTTTATTGTTTTAGGTATTCCTGGCCTATTAATTGCAGCTGGTATTTATTTTTTCACTCGTGATAATCCAAAAGATCACCCAAGTATTACCCAGCAAGATCTCGATGAGCTAGCAGCAGATGGCACATTAACGGATAAACCTGTTGAAGCTGTACCCTTTAAAGATGTTTTAAAGATGCCAGTACTGTGGCAAATGGCAGCAATTTGGTTTTTGTTTGATATTACCTTTTGGGGATTCTCAACATGGTTACCAAGTTATTTAATTACTGTTCGTGAATTCTCTTTGGCTAAAACAGGGGTAATGGCGGCTATTCCATTCTTATTTGGTGCTGGTGGTACATTATTAGGTGGTTATGTTTCTGATAAATGTAAATCACAGCGTAAATGGTTATATATGGTTACCGCAGTGATTGCAGCTGGCTTCTTATATATGACATATACTGTTGAAAGTGCTGATATGGCGGTTGTATATCAGTGTATTTCAGCATTATTTATGTTCTTCGCCATGGCAATGTTCTGGGGTATTTTAATGGATACTATCCCAAATAAAATCATGGGTCGTGCTTCAGGGATTGTTAACTTCGGTGGTCAAATGGCGGGTGTTGTTTCCGCACCTGTTATGGGCTTCTTAATTAAAGCGAGTGGTGGTAGTTACGACAGCGCATTTATGTTTATGATAATTGCATTAGTTGCCTCTGCTGTTGTGACGTTCACTGTTAAAATGCGAAATACACCAGCAGCAATTTAA
- the prfH gene encoding peptide chain release factor H — translation MLLQFTSAQGPEECCLAVEKALNYFLKSTTKQQVNVTVLEKEPSRHGLKSALVSLEGADAQAIAQQWAGSVQWQCASTLRPRHKRKNWFIGVACFEQPDEINDKEIVFETMRSNGPGGQHVNKTESAVRATHIATGISVKVQSERSQHANKKLAKQLIAWHLEAYMMKQHASLNSQRHIAHHRVIRGDATLCFSGNDFVLISK, via the coding sequence ATGTTATTACAATTCACCTCCGCACAAGGCCCTGAAGAGTGCTGTTTAGCGGTTGAAAAAGCCTTAAATTACTTTTTGAAATCAACCACAAAACAACAAGTGAACGTCACAGTTCTTGAAAAAGAGCCTTCACGTCATGGCTTAAAATCGGCATTAGTGTCTCTTGAAGGTGCTGATGCACAGGCTATCGCGCAACAGTGGGCAGGCTCTGTGCAATGGCAATGTGCAAGTACGTTACGACCGCGGCATAAACGTAAAAACTGGTTTATTGGTGTTGCTTGTTTTGAACAACCTGATGAAATTAATGACAAAGAAATTGTCTTTGAAACCATGCGTTCAAATGGCCCTGGTGGTCAGCATGTTAATAAAACAGAATCTGCGGTCAGAGCAACACATATTGCCACAGGTATTAGTGTCAAAGTGCAATCAGAACGTAGCCAGCACGCGAATAAAAAGCTCGCTAAGCAACTTATTGCATGGCATTTAGAGGCTTATATGATGAAACAGCACGCTTCATTAAATAGTCAACGCCATATTGCCCATCACCGCGTTATTCGTGGCGATGCCACACTCTGTTTTAGTGGCAACGACTTTGTGCTTATAAGCAAATAA